Genomic segment of Desulfotomaculum sp.:
GGTGCTAATCTACGAAGAAATTGCATATGGATGCCTGGGAGTCTTTGGCGCATTTGGAGGGACTGGCCTTGCGCTCACTCCTCTTCTGCTAAGCGGTACCGAAGAACAAAAAGAGAAGTATCTAACGGGTTTTACAAAAAGTGCGAAGCTGGCCGCATTTGCCCTGACAGAACCAAACGCGGGGTCGGACGCCAGCGCGGTATCAACCCGCGCCCAAAAGGTTGGTGACGAGTATATCATCAATGGCGTAAAATGTTTCATTACCCATGGCGGCATAGCGGATCTTCACACAGTTTTTGCCAGCATAGACAGAAGCAAAGGCATCAAGGGATTGACGGCCTTCATTATACCGGCCGGAACCACCGGGTTATCGATGGGTAAAAAAGAAGATAAGATGGGAGACCGGGCGTCGCATATCGCTGAAGTATTGCTTGAAGATGTCCGCGTGCCCGTCGCAAACCGCTTGGGGAACGAAGGAGAAGGGTTCAAGATCGCGATGCGCACTCTCGACATCACGCGGACGACGATTGCCGCGGCCGCTGTTGGCGTTGCCCAGAGGGCGGTTGATGAAGCAGTAAGATACGCCAAGCAGCGGGTGCAGTTCGGGAAAACGATTGCTGAGCAGCAGGCGATACAGTTCATGCTGGCGGATATGGCCATGTCTGTGCTGGCTTCACGGTCACTGGTCTGGCAGGCGGCTGCGAAAGTCGACGCAGGCCAGGTTGACGGTATGTTAAGCGCAACAGCGAAGTGCGTCGCCAGCGATACAGCGATGAAGGTGACAGTAGACGCCTTGCAGATATTTGGTGGCTATGGCTATATGAAAGAATACCCGATGGAAAAGCTGATGCGGGATGCTAAGATTACTCAGATTTATGAAGGTACCAATCAGATCCAGCGACAGATTATAGCAGGTTACTTGCTTAAATAATTTTGCCAAGTAGTGTTGGCGGCGGACAGTATAGCATCATTTTTACCGAGACGCAGGAATTTCAGATGCAAAAAGCGTAAATCTTAAAGTGTTCGCGAGGTGGAATAATGGCCTAACATAAAAGGCGAAGACCGCAGGCAAATCACTTGTTTCCCAGAAGCAATCGACGATTACGTAAATAAAGATAATCCTGTTAGAGTTATAGATCAATTCGTTGGATCATTGAAAATCCTGAAAGATTAAGCAGGCTAAGACGCATTTCCTGCGTTAGAGGGAAGGAGGTATCGGAATATTATTCTCCTGTGATTGGATCTTTTCTTTTAGAGCGGGAAGGTTGACGTGTAGGAATGGCTGAAAGACAAGGACTTTCATAACCGATCAGTTTTAATTTAGGCATTAGTATCTAATTATAATTAATTTAGGAGGTGCTATTTGTGATTAAGGGTGTTTACGGGGTCAATATTGCAGTCAAAGATCTTGAAGAGGCGGTCAAAAAATACGAAGGGTTGTTGGGATCCAAGCCGACGAAAATGTTGGCGTCAGGTGACTTTGCTGTTCCTGGACTAAAGGGAGCTGTCTTTGAACTCAATGGTTTTGTCTTTAATATTATCGCATCAGAGTCAGAGAACTCATCAATTGCGAAATTTGTCAGTACCAAAGGAGAAGGGTTGTTTTTGATTTCTCTTAGGTCCGACAATGTGGAGGAAGACATGGCTAGATTGCGGGAAGCCGGGGCAGAATTTGTCATGGATCAACCAATGAAAGGTACATTCGGAACTGCTAATTTTATCCATCCAAAATCATCTCATGGAGTACAAATAGAGGTGTACGACCCAGATAAATAGCAGATACAAAGGTAATGATATTATGTGGAACTTCTCTTATGAGTGGGGTCCGGAATTATGAAAAAAGAAAAAAGCAAGAATTTTGACGAGATAAGGGTTGGCGATAAAGCTTCGACTACTAAAACCTTTACAGAGCAAGATGTGTGCCGTTTTGCAGAGATAAGCGGAGATTATAATCCTGTGCATGTTGATGATAGTTTCGCGAAGAATACGCGTTTTAAACAGCGCATCGTGCATGGAATGTTGGTCGCAAGTCTGCTGTCTAATGTTGCAGGCACACAACTACCAGGTACCGGCACAATATATTTGGCTCAAACTCTTAACTTTAAAACGCCGGTTTTTTTGGGAGATACTATATCTGCGGAAGTCGAAGTTATCGAAAAGCTTGTGGAAAAGAGTAGACTTAAGTTAAAAACTATATGTTGTAACCAAATGGGTACGGTCGTTATAGAAGGTGAAGCGTTAGTATTAGTTGAAAGATAAGTTAGTTGCCGGAGTTGAAAAAGGTACAATGAGGGGGCAGGAAAAATTGGACGATGTAGTGATTGTAGCGGCGGTGCGTACTGCGATAGGGAGTTATGGAGGGGTGTTTAAGGATCTAAGAGCGCCCGCTCTGACTGTTCCGGTAATGCAGGAATTAATTAGGCGATCTGGAATTGATCCGGCAATAATAGACGATATTATCTGGGGTAATTGTTATCAGCGCACTAAAGACGAGACAAACTTGGCTCGAGTGGCGGCATTGCAAGCTGGCATACCTGTCGAAGTGCCGGGGATAACTGTTCACCGGACCTGTACTGCGGGGATGTCAAGTTTAGTCATGGGAACTCAGGCAATTAAGTGTGGAGACGCGGAAGTTATATTGGCCGGGGGAACCGAGAGCATGAGTACCGTCCCCTACACTATTGATGAATTAAGGTGGGGATCGAGAATGGGGCACATTGAAGTGCGTGACGCTATGTGGGACGGCCTTACGCAATTGGGTACCGGCGTTGGGATGGGTGTTACGGCCGAGAATCTTGCTAAAAAGTACAACATAAGCCGTGAGGAACAGGATGAAATAGCGTTGCAAAGCCAGCAACGGGCTGTGGCGGCAATAAAGGAAGGCCGGTTCAATGATGAAATTATACCTGTCGGCATACCGCAGCGCAGAGGTGATCCGGTATATATAAATAAAGATGAACACCCGAAAGACAATATGACATTGGAGAAACTGGCCAAAATGCCGCCGGTTTTTGTAAAAGGTGGCACAGTTACCGCCGGCAATTCTTCCGGAATAAACGACGGTTCCGCCGGGGTGCTGATAATGTCTAAGCGTGCGGCAGACAGATTAGGAATAAAACCCCTTGCCAGGGTGGTATCGTACGCGGTAGCCGGAGTAGATCCCGACTATATGGGAATTGGGCCCGTACCATCAACCCGTATGGCATTGAAAAAAACGGGACTGACTATTGCAGATATTGACTTGATTGAAATCAATGAGGCGTTTGCGGCTCAGTATTTAGCCGTTGAAAAAGAATTAGGGCTGGATCGTAAGAACACTAACGTTAACGGTAGTGGTATTGCTTTAGGGCATCCTGTCGGGTGTTCGGGGATCCGCATTGTAGTATCCTTAATTCATGAAATGTATAAACGTGATTTGAGTAAAGGCCTGGCAGCGCTGTGTTCCGGCGGAGGTATGGGGATGTCCGTGGTGATCGAAAAAACACCTGATCTGTCCTAACGCGATAAGTATAAAATATCAGGAGGGTATCATTTTATGAAAATAAGCAAGGTTGTTGTTTTGGGAACGGGTACCATGGGTAACGGTATAATACAAGTTGTTGCCCAGAGCGGCTATCAAGTTACGATGGAGGATATTAATGATTCCTTGCTGTCTCAGGCACAGCAGAAAATAGAAAAGAGCTTGTCTAAACTTGTTGAGAAAAATAAGATTAGCATAGAGGAAAAAGAGAATACTCTGAGCCGGATTAATTCTGCCACATCTCTAGATGTTGTCTCAGATGCTGATTTAGTCATTGAGGCAGTGCCCGAAAAACCCGATCTAAAGGCGGAAATCTTTAAGCAATTAGACAAATTAGCTCCCAGCCATGCTATTTTGGCGTCTAACACGTCCTCTCTCCCGATTACCGCCATTGCGGCAGTAACAAAGCGCCCCGAACAAGTAGTTGGTATGCATTTCATGAATCCTGTTCCGGTTATGAAGGGCGTTGAATTGATCAGGGGTAGAGTTACATCTCAGGAAACCATTGACTCTGCTATCGAATTTGTCAGGAGCATCAATAAGTTCCCGGTTGTAGCCGAAGATTATGCCGGTTTTATTACAAGTCGGATCCTAAATGCTTATTTAAATGAAGCGGCTTACACAGTTATGGACGGCAATACCCCTAAAGATGTAGATGACGCCATGGTCTACTGCACGAATATGCCCCAGGGACCCTGTGCCCTGATGGATTTGGTGGGTATTGATACCATTGTTTATATTTTAGATATTCTGGAAACCGAATTTGGTCCAAAGTTTAAAGCTGCTCCGCTTCTGAGGCAGATGGTGCGGGCGGGCCATTTAGGCAAAAAGACTGGAAGAGGCTTTTACGAGTATTAAACATAATACTTTATAGGTTATAACCGATATGGTTTGTTGGTCCTGAGTTCAGGGGAAAGTGTGTAATTGGGAACAGCGGATGATCATAGAATTAAAGGGATGGAGGGTATAAAGTGAAAGTGAATTATGAGGCGCTTGTAACGGGATTGGATGAAGGTGTATTTACACTAACCTTAAATAGGCCGTCACGGATGAATGCCTTTAACCAGGTTTTACTGGATGAGTTCCATCAGGCTGTTAACGAAGCGGAACAATCCCAGGAAGTTAGGTGTTTGGTTGTCTCCGGTGGCGAAAAGTTTTTTAGTGCAGGGGCCGATATTACTGAAGTTAACAAAATTAATTCTACCTTTAACGGGTATGCGTTCAGCAGGAAGTTCCAGGAGTGTTTTGGCCGGCTGGAAAAGCTGGGCAAACCGGTGATTGCCGCTGTCAGAGGATATGCTTTGGGTGGTGGGTGTGAACTAATGCTGGCTTGTGACTTTCGTATTGCAGCCGAGGATGCCAAGATAGGCCTGTCAGAGGTAAATATTGGCGCCATCCCGTCAGGGGGCGGTACGGTTAAGCTGCCGCATCTTATAAGCCCGTTAAAGGCAAAAGAAATGCTCTGTTTTGGAAAACCGATAAGTGGAAAGATTGCCGAAGAGATTGGCTTGGTTAATAAAGCGGTACCCTCTGGTCAAGTTATTGCGGAAGCCTATTCTTGGGCTAAAGAGCTAGCCCAAAAACCGCCTTTGGTTATTAAAACAATCAAGACCATTACAGCCCTGGCAACGAAGGAAGTAGATTCTTTGCTTCATTATGAGGCCCAAGGGCTAGGCATGCTATCCGGTACTGAGGACTTTAAAGAAGGAACTGCCGCGTTTTTGGAAAAGCGCAAACCGGCCTTTAAAGGAATATAAGAGGATTTAAAAAGACACTTCCATGGAAATACAGTGAAAGACAGCAGAGTGGTTAACGTTAAAGGAAATCAGAAAGGAGGTGTCAAATAAACATCCAACAGCGCTGGCAAATGATAAAAGAAATCATTGCAAATCTGAGGGATGAGGTGGCAACATCGTTTTCAGAATGGGTAGTGTAATGGGAACTTGCAGATACGGTGAAAATTTATGAAAAGCGTGGAAACTGTAAAAACTACATCAAGGAAACCAAGTATGATAGGAGGAATTAAAAAGTATATGGAAGAACAAGTTATTTATCATCCAGATTTTCTAGTAATACCAGAAGGAGGGGAAAAGCCTTATTTAGTTGCCTATAGGTGTGAAAAATGCGGACTTTTATATTTTCCAAAGGTAAATATTTGTCTCAATTGCTTCGCTGAAGATTTTGCCAAACAACCTCTTAGTGGAAAAGGGAAAGTTTATAGTTATACAATTCAATATACTCCTCAGCCGGGATTAAAAGCCCCGTCGACGGTTGGGTATATTGATCTTCCTGAAGATTTGCGTGTTCTTGCCCAAATTGTGGCAGAACCGGAGCAAATGAAAATAGGCATGGATGTAGAGTTAACGGTAGGGGAAATCAGAAAGGATGCTGATGGGAAATCAATGATTAGTTATAAATTTAAGCCTGTTGAATAAAGGAGGAAAGTTAAATGAACTTAAGGGATGTATATGTTATCGGTGTAGGAATGACAAAATTATATCGAAAAGCGCCGGTGCCAATTGATGAATTAGGCAGACAAGCAGCCAGAGATGCATTGAAAGATGCTGATATTGAGCTAAAGGAAATCGAGGAAATAGTTGTTGGTAACATGATCGGCCTTTCTAAGACTATATGTCTTGGGCAGAGGATTGGAATTACGCTTGGTTGTCAAGGAATTCCAATCAAGAACACGGAAGGCGCTTGCTCAAGCAGTGCCGTAGCTGCTCATCTGGCATGGGAAAGAGTGGCTTCAGGACTTAATGACGTAACGATGGCAATTGGTGTTGAGTGTCTCTCCTCATACAGATCCGGCGGCACAGCATTTTCACCTGATTTAAATGATCCTGAAGCAATACATGGTATGACAATGCCAGGTCTTTATGCAATGAGGGCAAAACGTTATATGCATGATCACGGTGCGACTAAAGAAGATTTGGCAACGATAGCTGTAAAAAACCGTAAGCATGCCACAGTAAATCCATACTCAGATTTCCGGACTCCACTTACCATCGAAGAGGTTTTAAACGCCAGAGTTATTGCTGAACCATTTACTCTTTTAATGTGCTGCCCGAATTCTGACGGCGGGGCAGCGGTTATTTTTGCTACTAAAGAAAAAGCGGAAAAGCTAGGAAAAAAGCTTGTCCGCCTGGCAGCGTCAACAATCACAACAGGTATTTTCAATAATTCCTTTAGAGATATGACATATATGGACATTACATACAGGTGTGCTAAAAAAGCATACGATATGGCTGGTTTGGGTTCTGAAGACGTCGATATGGTAGAATGTCACGATGCTTTTGTAGTTGGTGAGCTTTTATACTATGAAGCGCTTGGCTTCTGTAAGCACGGAGAATCAGCAGAATTTCTCAGAAGAGGCGATGCGGATTATGGCGGAAAAGTTGTTTTTAGCCCGCGCGGCGGACTGTTGTCTTGCGGTCATCCAACAGGCGCTTCAGGAGCCGCTCAAATTGTAGAGGCAACCTGGCAAGTGCGCGGAGATG
This window contains:
- a CDS encoding acyl-CoA dehydrogenase codes for the protein MFELTSEQKEIQRLARDFAKKEIIPVASEYDKKAEMPWPIIQKAFDIGLWNLNVPEKYGGQGVDCLTEVLIYEEIAYGCLGVFGAFGGTGLALTPLLLSGTEEQKEKYLTGFTKSAKLAAFALTEPNAGSDASAVSTRAQKVGDEYIINGVKCFITHGGIADLHTVFASIDRSKGIKGLTAFIIPAGTTGLSMGKKEDKMGDRASHIAEVLLEDVRVPVANRLGNEGEGFKIAMRTLDITRTTIAAAAVGVAQRAVDEAVRYAKQRVQFGKTIAEQQAIQFMLADMAMSVLASRSLVWQAAAKVDAGQVDGMLSATAKCVASDTAMKVTVDALQIFGGYGYMKEYPMEKLMRDAKITQIYEGTNQIQRQIIAGYLLK
- a CDS encoding enoyl-CoA hydratase — its product is MKKEKSKNFDEIRVGDKASTTKTFTEQDVCRFAEISGDYNPVHVDDSFAKNTRFKQRIVHGMLVASLLSNVAGTQLPGTGTIYLAQTLNFKTPVFLGDTISAEVEVIEKLVEKSRLKLKTICCNQMGTVVIEGEALVLVER
- a CDS encoding acetyl-CoA C-acyltransferase; the protein is MDDVVIVAAVRTAIGSYGGVFKDLRAPALTVPVMQELIRRSGIDPAIIDDIIWGNCYQRTKDETNLARVAALQAGIPVEVPGITVHRTCTAGMSSLVMGTQAIKCGDAEVILAGGTESMSTVPYTIDELRWGSRMGHIEVRDAMWDGLTQLGTGVGMGVTAENLAKKYNISREEQDEIALQSQQRAVAAIKEGRFNDEIIPVGIPQRRGDPVYINKDEHPKDNMTLEKLAKMPPVFVKGGTVTAGNSSGINDGSAGVLIMSKRAADRLGIKPLARVVSYAVAGVDPDYMGIGPVPSTRMALKKTGLTIADIDLIEINEAFAAQYLAVEKELGLDRKNTNVNGSGIALGHPVGCSGIRIVVSLIHEMYKRDLSKGLAALCSGGGMGMSVVIEKTPDLS
- a CDS encoding 3-hydroxybutyryl-CoA dehydrogenase; this translates as MKISKVVVLGTGTMGNGIIQVVAQSGYQVTMEDINDSLLSQAQQKIEKSLSKLVEKNKISIEEKENTLSRINSATSLDVVSDADLVIEAVPEKPDLKAEIFKQLDKLAPSHAILASNTSSLPITAIAAVTKRPEQVVGMHFMNPVPVMKGVELIRGRVTSQETIDSAIEFVRSINKFPVVAEDYAGFITSRILNAYLNEAAYTVMDGNTPKDVDDAMVYCTNMPQGPCALMDLVGIDTIVYILDILETEFGPKFKAAPLLRQMVRAGHLGKKTGRGFYEY
- a CDS encoding propanoyl-CoA acyltransferase; the protein is MNLRDVYVIGVGMTKLYRKAPVPIDELGRQAARDALKDADIELKEIEEIVVGNMIGLSKTICLGQRIGITLGCQGIPIKNTEGACSSSAVAAHLAWERVASGLNDVTMAIGVECLSSYRSGGTAFSPDLNDPEAIHGMTMPGLYAMRAKRYMHDHGATKEDLATIAVKNRKHATVNPYSDFRTPLTIEEVLNARVIAEPFTLLMCCPNSDGGAAVIFATKEKAEKLGKKLVRLAASTITTGIFNNSFRDMTYMDITYRCAKKAYDMAGLGSEDVDMVECHDAFVVGELLYYEALGFCKHGESAEFLRRGDADYGGKVVFSPRGGLLSCGHPTGASGAAQIVEATWQVRGDAGERQVPDCKVALTHVTGGGVYGTENAICTIHILTS